The genomic region GGCCGTGACGTCCACGGTCTTGCCGCCGCGCAGGCCGACGTACCGCCCCGCAGCCTCGTCGTAGCCGTCGGCGAACGCGAACGAATCCTGCTGCCACAGGAGCAGCCCGAGCCCATCGCGCACGGCTCCCGCGAGCACGTCCGCATCCTTCAGCCGCGGCAGATAGACGTACCGGGCGAAGTCCTCGGCGAGCTGCCGGACCGCGACGTGGTCGCCGCGCCACAGCACCTTGTCGAGCTCCATGCGAAGCCGGGTTCCGGCGAGCGACGTAACGAGGAATTCCTCGTGGCGCAGCTTCTTGCTCGCCCGCACCGCGAGGGCGTCCCCGCCGGTCAACCGAATGCTTTCCCAGCGGACCTCGTCGGTCGCCTTCGGCTGCACCGGCACCAGCAGCCACTGGTACGCCTCGGGGAGGCGCGCGGTGACCGCGGTATCCGCGCCGGCCTTCTGCGTCTCGGCCTGCTTCTGCTGATGCGGATCGAGGTTAAGCGTGTCCTTCTCGCGCAGGATCGAATCCCACGCTAAGAACTTCCGCACCGCTTCGTCGAGATCCTGCAATCTCGCCTGGTCGACGGCGAGGAAGACGAGCGTGTTCCGGAACAGGCGCGGCGCGTTGCCGCGCGACTCCCAGATCTGCTTCGCCGCGCGCATGGCTGGCGAATCCGGATCCTTGCTGTACGGATGGTCGACGCCCAGCACGACCAGCCGCGCGTCCATGTCGTCGGGCACGTCCTGGCCCGAATGCGGCGTCGGATGGACGCGGTCGAAGTCGCCGGTCTTGCGGAGATCGGCGCGGAGCCGGTCCTCCAGCTCCTTCGTGACCTTGTCCGGGTCGCGCTTCAACTGCTCCGCGCGATCCTCGGCGAGCTTGGTGACGGTCGGCTGCGTCGAGTACCAGTAGCGCGGACCGTCCTGATAGAGGTAGGTCGCGACCGACGCCATGCGCCGCAGCGCGTCGCCGAACACCGCCGCGGTCTCGCCCGGCATCATGCAGCCGAGCTTCACGCGCCGGTCCTCGATGCCGCGATGTGCAGCGCTCTGTGTGGGCGCCGAGCCGAGGTAGATCGTGCGCGCGACGCGACGGCATGCGTGGTACTTGCCGAGGTTCGGCAGGTCGCTGTCCATGCGCAGCGGCAGCGAGTTCGGGCCGTCGATGTCCTTCTCGATCACCGGCGGCCAGTTGTCGGGCAGGTAGCGCGTCAGCTCGAACTGGACGCGCGAGTCGCCGACCGCGATGTTCGCCGGCAGGATCAGCGGATTGCGGTCGCCCTTCTCCCAGAGGCTGTGGATGACCGCGGCCATCAGCCGCAGCACGCCGCGCGTGCGCTGGAACTTCACCAGCGTCGACCAGTCGGAATAGAGCCGGTCGAAGATCTCGGGATGGATCGGGTAGGCCGCCTTGATCCGCTTCTCGTAGTCCGCATCGCGGCACTCGGGCGGAAACTCCTGTCCCTGCGTCTGGTACAGGTCGGCGAACGCGCGCGCGACGACGTCGCGATCCTTGAACTGCGCGGCCTCGGTCAGCGGCTCGAACAGGCGCCGCCGCACGATCTCGAAACCTTCCTCGGCGCTCGCGGGCCGCCATGTCGATTCCAGCCGCCCGATCACGTTGTGCAGGCGCGAGAGCGCGGCGCGCCCGCGCTCGCCACCGACCTCGACGTCGTCGGCCTGCACGTGCGGCGACCCCGAGAAGTCCGAGGCCGGCAGGCTGATGACCAGCATGCACGCCTTCGCGAGCTTCGCCGATTCGGTCAGCGCCTGCGCGAAGCTGAACTGCGTCTCGAAGCTGCCGGCAGGCAGGTCCCCCTGGTCGTGAAGCTGGCGGGCGTAGGCGACCCACTCGTCGATCAGGACGAGGCAGGGGCCGTAGGCGTTGAACAATTCGCGCAGCGCGTCGCCCGGATTGGTCGCGCGCTCGTCGTCGGCCCGGACGCGCTCGAACGCCTTCTTCGCCTCCTTGACTCCGCCCGCCGCGAAGCCGAGCTGCCACGCGAGCTCGCCCCAGAGCGTGCGGACGACCGTCCCATCCGATTTCACCACCGGATTGCCGGGTGAGATCTTGTTGCCGACCAGCACGACGCGACGCACCGACGGCAGCGCGGCCAGCCCCGAGTCCTGCATCACGGCGTCGATGCCCGGCAGCTCGACCGGCTTGCGCCCGGAGAACAGGTGGTAGAGCGCGAGCATCGAGTGCGTCTTGCCGCCGCCGAAGTTCGTCTGGAGCTGGACGACCGGGTCGCCGCCCTTCCCCGACAGGCGCTTGACGCCGCCGGCCAAGAGTCGCTTCAGGCTCTCGGTGAGGAACGTGCGCCGGAAGAACTCGACCGGATCGCGGTACTCGTCCGATCCCTCGCCGAGGTGCACCTGCCACAGATCGGCGGCGAACTCCGCCTGCTGGTAGCGTCCGCTCGCGACGTCCTTGTGCGGCGTGACCACCTCGCGCCAGGGTTTGAGCCCGCCAGTGGCCGTGCTCTCGATCGTCGTGCTCGAGACCTTCCGCTTCTCGCCGCGCACCTGGTCTTCGAAGCGGACGCGCAGGATCTCCTGTTTCAGCTGGTCGAGGTCCCCCGCCTGCGCAGCCGACACGGCCAGCAGCAGACGGTGGACCGAGTCGAGCGCACGGTACGTGTCGTCGGTCGAGAAAGCCTTCTGGTGCGCCCAGTTGTTGCGGACGGTGCGCAGTTCACCCACGAGCGCGCGTTCTGCCTGCCCGAGCGTCTTGCGGAACAGGTCCTGCCAGCGATTGCTCATCAGCGACAGCATCGCGGAGACGTCGCCGAGCGGATCGTTCATCGCTCCGGCAAGCGTCAACTGCTGCGGCGAGAGCGCTTCCTTCGCCTCCTTGAGCCAGTCCGCCTGGTACTGCGACTTCATCTCGCGCTCGATGAACGGCGCGAGGCCGGCCTTGAGCAGGTCCATCGCCTTGCCGACGCGTTCGTGGTTGGTGATCGCCATCGTTCCTCACCCCTGATTGGCTGCGGAGGTTCTGCTCGCCTGCGCCCGGCGCAGCATTCGCGCTATCGCTTCATTCGCGTGGATCGGCGCCAGTACCACCGCCGGATGCGCGTTCGCGAACACCCGAAACAGCTCATCGGCAAAGGACGGACCGATGCCCTCGATGCCGGCGAAATCGAGCTCTACCGTGCCATCGCGAGGCAGCGCCGAAATCAGCGCCTTTGCCTCACCGCGAGAAACGAGCCTGATGCTCCCGTCGAGGTGCGCACGCACATCGATTCGCGTGATGGTCATGGCGCCGATCACCGCTTCTTCGCTCGCACCTTGGTCCGGCCCGCGGCCACCGGCACCTGATCGACCCGGTACGTCGCTCGTGGCTCTTTCATCTTGTGCGCGGCCTTCAGTTCGTCGCCCGCAACAGGCGGCGCGCTTGCGACCTTCTTCAGGATGCTTCGCGCATGGTCCGGCTCGGCGCGCCGCGCCCGTTCGCGGAAGAACGTCTCGACCTTCTGCGCGGGCGCCTTGTCCTTTCGCGGCCGGCCGCCTTTCCTGCCGTTCTCCCGAGCCGCGATTCGCTTGGATTCGGTCGTGGCCGCTCCGCCTTGGCGACCCAGGGCAGACATCCATGCGCGGGATCCGAAGCAACCCGCGACGAGATCCGGAACCGCGACATCCAGATCGAGCGAAGGCCAGTGCAAGCCGTACCCGCCGCCCTCCACCCGTACCGATCCGAGGACCGCGCTCGACGCGCCCTCGAGCCCCTGAATCTTCTCCACCGGGATGGAGAGCCCGATACCCGACGCGAGCTCGATGCTCAATCGCTTCGCCCGGGCGTCGTACCGGACGCCGATCGCGAGATCGCCCTTGCTCGCGCGAGCACGGCCCGCCTTCGTGGCCTTCGCGAGTTGGTCGTCGACCGCCTTCGCAATGCGGCGTTCGGAAATGCTTGTCACCAGTTCATCGGTTGCCATGGATTCGCCTCCATTCGGCGAGGCACTCGGCGTGCCGCTCGATGATCGCTTTCGCGATGCGCCGCAGGTCCGAGACCGGAACGCCGCGCCGCTCGACCAGGCGGACGTCGTCGGGACCACGGCCGAGTTCGAACTTCGCGCTCCCGTTACCGGCCGCGTGGACATGAGCAGGCGCATGATCGTTCGTATAGACGACCACTCGAAACGCCCCGACCCGGAAGATCGTCGCCACTATATCCCAACGCTTGGGTTATTGCAAGTGCCCCCTAGAGCAGGGTGAATTGCGCGGCCGTGTCGGCCTGCGCCAGCCGCACGATCTCCGGCCAGCTCTGCACGAGCGCGTTGTAGGCGCGGGCGTCCTCGGCGCGCTTCTTCCGCTCGCAGATCGTGTAGAGGCGGTAGGCGAGTTCGCGCGCGGTCTCGGCGCGTGCGCCGAGTTTTCCGACGAGCGCGGCGGCACCGGCCTCGCCGCCGTGGTCGAGCGCGCGGATCAACTGGTGCACGCACTCCCAGGCGGTCAGGCGCGCATCGGCGGCAGGATCCCAATCCTTCGGCAACTCGGCGGGTTTCAGCAACCGCACCTTGCCCGCCCTCGACGCGACGATACCCGCCTCGACCATGCCGCCGACGCTCGTGTTCTTCGCCTTCGACAGCGTCTCGGCGACCCCGTACTCGCCCGGCTCGAAGCCCGCTTGCTCGAACCACGCGAGCGCCCAGCGCGTGTCGGCGTCGAAGTCGCCCTCCTGTTCGGCGAGCGCTTCGTCGAGGACCTGGTTGATGAGCGAAAGCGCCTGCCGCACCGTGACCGGCTTGCCGTCGGCGTCGAGGACCTTCGCGTAGCGCGTGAACACCGCCATGCCGGGGCCGATCGCGGCTTGCGCGAGGTCGACCGGCGCGATGTTGCCGCGCTGCAAAAGGACGAGCGCGGCGGGAAGCTCGGACTTCAGCGCGTCGAGGAAGTCGCGGCGGGTGGCGGTGGGGGCGGACGGCGAGCGCTTGCGGCAGACGAGGACGATGCTGGAGGCCAGGGCGTTGGTGCCGATGCCGATGGAGCGCGCGCCGCGCTCGGTGCGCATCGGCCACGTGCCGCTGAGCGCGAATCCGGCCCGGATCACCGCGTCGAGGAAGGTCTCCCAACCGGTGCTCGACGTGCCCGCATCGTCGTCGCTCTCGGATTGCTTGAAGGCGTAGTAGATGGTGACCGGGAATCCCGGGTGTGACTGCTCGGCGAGGCAATGCATCGCCTGCGTCATTCCGTCGAGGAAAAAGGTTTCGGCCTTCTCCTTGCTGCCATGGCGGTAGGGTGTCGCGACGAGCTCCTCGGCCTTCGGCACCGCCAATGTGGCGAAGAGGTCGGGAAACACCGGCCGCATCGAACGGCGCAGCCAGACGTAGAAGTAGTCCGACAAATCAGCGTAGCCGATGTTGTCGTAGTAGGGAGGGTCGGTCGAAATGACCTTGTCCGTCGAGATACTCTGATTCTGCGCGTCTGCTTGGTCGGAAAACGCGGACATTGATGATGGAAGCTGATCGACTACTCGCGCGAGGGTGTTCAACGTGGTGTGCAGATCACCCGCGGCGTCAGAGAAAGCACTGGACTCCGAATAGTCCCAGACCATCGGAACCGCTTGTCGCCGAAACAGGTGCTGAGTCTGATCCATCCCAGGACCCCACTGGCAGAGCGAGTTCTGGGCATCGGCTAGTCTGCTGACACCGATCCCGAGGAACATCGCGCCCGCAGCTGCATACGCCGCCGCGCCGCTGCCCCCCTCGCGCAGCGGCTTGCCGTCGTCGGCTATGCCGGCCTGCACGGCATCGCGGCGGACGCGCTCCATCGCCTCGCCGACGAGGTCCGAGAACGTCGTGAGCGCCACGAGCTGGCGCGGGGTGAAGAGGTCACCGTAGGTCGTGAGGCCGTACTGCACGGTCCAGAAGTTTCGCGGATCGTCGGGCAGCGACTGCTCCGGCTTCCACTCCGGCTTTGCCTTGCGCGCGATCGCTTCGTGTTCCGGCGTTGGCGCCAGATACACGCGACCGCGATCGCCCTCGGCCACGATCGCCATCAGCCGCGCGCCCATGCGCCCGGCCTTGCCCTCGGCCTTGATGTAGTCGCCGGCGATCGGCGTTCCCGACATCACGCACTGGAAGTTCGCGCCGCGTGAGAGCTTCGTCCCGTTCTTCGCCGCCTCCGCGTCCTTCGGCTTCCCCGTCTTCACCGTGAACCGGTAGCTGCTCAGTTGCGTACCCTGCTCGATCACCGGCTGGACGTACGCCTCCTTGCCCTCCTTGGTCGAGAGCATGAACGTCGAGGCGAGCGGCACGTCGACGTCCGCGAACGCGGGGTTGGGGCTCTTCACCGTGCGCGCCCACAGCCACGCGATCACGGTGAGCTTGCGGCCGACGTAGGGCTTGAGATCCGGGCGGCCCTTCGCCATCTCGGCCGTGACTTCGATCGGCGGGTACAGCTTGCCGATGCGCTTCTCGGCCTCGTCGCGCATCCACTGGCCGTAGTGGCGCACGTCCTCGGCGAGCCCCTGCGCGCCCTTCCACGTGCGCCCGACGAGGTCCTTGTTCTGCCTCGACTCGGGATTGACCGGCGGCCGCCCGGCGAACTTCGGCGGAATCTCGATCATCGCCTTGTTGATCAGCACCGCGACCGGATTGAGATCGCTCGCCCAGGCTTCGAGCCCGAGCCGTTGCGC from Burkholderiales bacterium harbors:
- a CDS encoding ATP-binding protein yields the protein MAITNHERVGKAMDLLKAGLAPFIEREMKSQYQADWLKEAKEALSPQQLTLAGAMNDPLGDVSAMLSLMSNRWQDLFRKTLGQAERALVGELRTVRNNWAHQKAFSTDDTYRALDSVHRLLLAVSAAQAGDLDQLKQEILRVRFEDQVRGEKRKVSSTTIESTATGGLKPWREVVTPHKDVASGRYQQAEFAADLWQVHLGEGSDEYRDPVEFFRRTFLTESLKRLLAGGVKRLSGKGGDPVVQLQTNFGGGKTHSMLALYHLFSGRKPVELPGIDAVMQDSGLAALPSVRRVVLVGNKISPGNPVVKSDGTVVRTLWGELAWQLGFAAGGVKEAKKAFERVRADDERATNPGDALRELFNAYGPCLVLIDEWVAYARQLHDQGDLPAGSFETQFSFAQALTESAKLAKACMLVISLPASDFSGSPHVQADDVEVGGERGRAALSRLHNVIGRLESTWRPASAEEGFEIVRRRLFEPLTEAAQFKDRDVVARAFADLYQTQGQEFPPECRDADYEKRIKAAYPIHPEIFDRLYSDWSTLVKFQRTRGVLRLMAAVIHSLWEKGDRNPLILPANIAVGDSRVQFELTRYLPDNWPPVIEKDIDGPNSLPLRMDSDLPNLGKYHACRRVARTIYLGSAPTQSAAHRGIEDRRVKLGCMMPGETAAVFGDALRRMASVATYLYQDGPRYWYSTQPTVTKLAEDRAEQLKRDPDKVTKELEDRLRADLRKTGDFDRVHPTPHSGQDVPDDMDARLVVLGVDHPYSKDPDSPAMRAAKQIWESRGNAPRLFRNTLVFLAVDQARLQDLDEAVRKFLAWDSILREKDTLNLDPHQQKQAETQKAGADTAVTARLPEAYQWLLVPVQPKATDEVRWESIRLTGGDALAVRASKKLRHEEFLVTSLAGTRLRMELDKVLWRGDHVAVRQLAEDFARYVYLPRLKDADVLAGAVRDGLGLLLWQQDSFAFADGYDEAAGRYVGLRGGKTVDVTADRMNGLLVKADVAQRQLEREHEPVAGGGAGTGGDDRPAARPGASDPTDPDKPAPRLPPTRYHGSVVLDSTRVGRDAGRIAEEVIAHLAGLAGSDVTVTLEIEVRVPSGVPDNVVRIVTENGRTLKFGSQGFERD
- a CDS encoding STAS-like domain-containing protein, yielding MTITRIDVRAHLDGSIRLVSRGEAKALISALPRDGTVELDFAGIEGIGPSFADELFRVFANAHPAVVLAPIHANEAIARMLRRAQASRTSAANQG
- a CDS encoding DUF2442 domain-containing protein — its product is MSIELASGIGLSIPVEKIQGLEGASSAVLGSVRVEGGGYGLHWPSLDLDVAVPDLVAGCFGSRAWMSALGRQGGAATTESKRIAARENGRKGGRPRKDKAPAQKVETFFRERARRAEPDHARSILKKVASAPPVAGDELKAAHKMKEPRATYRVDQVPVAAGRTKVRAKKR
- a CDS encoding DUF4160 domain-containing protein, whose product is MATIFRVGAFRVVVYTNDHAPAHVHAAGNGSAKFELGRGPDDVRLVERRGVPVSDLRRIAKAIIERHAECLAEWRRIHGNR
- a CDS encoding DUF1156 domain-containing protein, giving the protein MKSAKKLIEVALPLAAINEASAREKSIRHGHPSTLHLWWARRPLAAARAVIFAQMVDDPSAWPDLFPTEKAQEKERKRLFRIIEDLVLWENTTNETVLQAAREEIWQSWRRACAENADHPRAKELFDRNRLPAFHDPFAGGGALPLEAQRLGLEAWASDLNPVAVLINKAMIEIPPKFAGRPPVNPESRQNKDLVGRTWKGAQGLAEDVRHYGQWMRDEAEKRIGKLYPPIEVTAEMAKGRPDLKPYVGRKLTVIAWLWARTVKSPNPAFADVDVPLASTFMLSTKEGKEAYVQPVIEQGTQLSSYRFTVKTGKPKDAEAAKNGTKLSRGANFQCVMSGTPIAGDYIKAEGKAGRMGARLMAIVAEGDRGRVYLAPTPEHEAIARKAKPEWKPEQSLPDDPRNFWTVQYGLTTYGDLFTPRQLVALTTFSDLVGEAMERVRRDAVQAGIADDGKPLREGGSGAAAYAAAGAMFLGIGVSRLADAQNSLCQWGPGMDQTQHLFRRQAVPMVWDYSESSAFSDAAGDLHTTLNTLARVVDQLPSSMSAFSDQADAQNQSISTDKVISTDPPYYDNIGYADLSDYFYVWLRRSMRPVFPDLFATLAVPKAEELVATPYRHGSKEKAETFFLDGMTQAMHCLAEQSHPGFPVTIYYAFKQSESDDDAGTSSTGWETFLDAVIRAGFALSGTWPMRTERGARSIGIGTNALASSIVLVCRKRSPSAPTATRRDFLDALKSELPAALVLLQRGNIAPVDLAQAAIGPGMAVFTRYAKVLDADGKPVTVRQALSLINQVLDEALAEQEGDFDADTRWALAWFEQAGFEPGEYGVAETLSKAKNTSVGGMVEAGIVASRAGKVRLLKPAELPKDWDPAADARLTAWECVHQLIRALDHGGEAGAAALVGKLGARAETARELAYRLYTICERKKRAEDARAYNALVQSWPEIVRLAQADTAAQFTLL